The following coding sequences are from one Pedosphaera parvula Ellin514 window:
- a CDS encoding MlaE family ABC transporter permease has product MFQNIGELMLLFWRTVRSLPLVWRQRQKTFDQFFEIGNASLLMVCILSFFIGGVIALLTGPVLVERGLTNSVGGLVGISMAKELAPVMMSILIAGRIGSSMTAEIGSMRVYQEIDALRTMNINPIHYLVLPRLTAIAVALPLLVIFSILVGWGGGALVSALNHKIAVSFQAFFTNLREVVDFGDVINGLVKSFIFALVIGVVCCHQGLQTIGGPRGIGRSVTKAVVNCIVLIVILDYFLTRLML; this is encoded by the coding sequence ATGTTTCAAAATATTGGCGAATTGATGCTTCTTTTTTGGCGGACGGTGCGCTCGCTGCCACTCGTTTGGCGTCAAAGGCAGAAGACTTTCGATCAGTTTTTCGAAATCGGCAATGCCAGCCTGTTAATGGTTTGCATTCTCTCCTTCTTTATTGGAGGTGTGATTGCGCTGCTTACCGGCCCGGTGCTGGTGGAACGCGGCCTTACCAACTCGGTCGGCGGCCTCGTTGGGATTTCCATGGCCAAGGAACTCGCCCCGGTAATGATGTCCATCCTGATCGCCGGCCGCATTGGCTCTTCGATGACGGCCGAAATCGGCTCGATGCGTGTTTACCAGGAAATTGACGCCCTGCGCACGATGAACATCAATCCGATTCATTATCTGGTGCTCCCCCGGCTTACGGCCATTGCCGTGGCCCTGCCGCTTCTCGTAATCTTCTCGATTCTGGTTGGCTGGGGCGGCGGCGCTCTGGTGTCTGCCCTGAATCATAAAATTGCGGTGTCATTCCAGGCGTTCTTTACCAACCTGAGGGAAGTGGTGGATTTCGGTGATGTCATTAACGGCCTGGTTAAAAGCTTTATTTTTGCACTTGTGATCGGTGTCGTGTGCTGCCATCAAGGGCTGCAAACCATCGGTGGGCCGCGCGGCATCGGCCGTTCCGTGACGAAGGCTGTCGTAAATTGCATTGTCCTGATTGTGATTTTGGATTATTTCCTGACCCGTCTGATGCTCTAA
- a CDS encoding ABC transporter ATP-binding protein, which produces MNNSANSAKHGVSVKVQGLHKSFNGQEILKGLDLEVRPGEIFVIMGPSGSGKSVLLKHVIGLEEPDAGEILINGEPILSPEVMEHHRLAMVFQSGALLNSLTVGENVGLYLSEHRLKPPREIARIVAEKLEVVGLKGQEDRLPSELSGGMKKRVAIARALVIEPELILYDEPTSELDPLSAVVIGEEIVNLNRQIHVTSIIVSHDRDLAFGVADRIAFISEGKILAVGTPDEVKRNSEPIIQKFLNADFKLR; this is translated from the coding sequence ATGAATAATTCGGCCAACTCAGCAAAACATGGTGTCAGCGTCAAGGTTCAGGGACTGCATAAAAGTTTTAATGGACAGGAAATCCTCAAAGGTCTGGACCTGGAGGTTCGCCCCGGTGAAATTTTCGTTATCATGGGTCCCAGCGGCAGCGGGAAAAGCGTGCTGCTTAAACACGTCATCGGCCTCGAGGAACCAGACGCGGGGGAAATCCTGATCAATGGTGAACCGATTCTCTCCCCCGAGGTCATGGAACACCACCGCCTGGCCATGGTATTTCAGTCTGGAGCCCTGTTAAATTCGCTGACGGTGGGCGAAAATGTGGGACTCTACCTTTCCGAACACCGGCTCAAGCCACCGCGTGAGATTGCCCGGATTGTGGCGGAAAAACTGGAGGTAGTTGGCTTGAAAGGGCAGGAGGACAGACTGCCCAGCGAGCTTTCGGGCGGCATGAAAAAGCGGGTGGCCATCGCCCGCGCCCTGGTCATTGAGCCTGAGTTGATTCTTTATGATGAACCAACCAGCGAACTCGACCCGCTTTCCGCCGTGGTTATCGGTGAAGAAATTGTAAATTTAAACAGGCAGATCCACGTTACTTCGATTATCGTCAGCCATGATCGCGACCTCGCATTTGGTGTGGCTGACCGCATCGCCTTTATCAGCGAAGGAAAAATCCTGGCTGTGGGCACTCCGGATGAGGTGAAACGAAATTCCGAACCAATCATCCAAAAGTTCTTGAACGCAGATTTCAAACTCCGTTAA